Proteins co-encoded in one Carassius carassius chromosome 35, fCarCar2.1, whole genome shotgun sequence genomic window:
- the LOC132115991 gene encoding fat storage-inducing transmembrane protein 1 encodes MDLWRLKEIFYRIQNSVNQLLHWILVRFTDLTAGLLAHFLFRRHFHFLLSVLVMFGPVLSLWVSKYSIFGNKNHYLYRLFLHSCWGWTCILCGSFIFLLSYCISNSFIHSVRHLSRFAVAGTLWTLCRRLLSFLVDASGSCFEPLQSPTDVHRNPKKLLDSDTGPLLLLREKQGKAACLKAGLQWQGCEVSDDILILSLCCLILAEEIVVFRPCVALGKPVGTPLRILFLLCVLLMSLWIFLIVCLLAHFPLFPSQLVGGALGYLGWKGLYYKGWCVLKPGWCCVGRTKALISDNTCNTASNET; translated from the exons ATGGATCTTTGGAGactaaaggagatattttataGGATCCAGAACTCTGTCAACCAGCTTCTGCACTGGATTCTGGTGCGCTTCACTGATCTCACAGCTGGACTGCTGGCTCATTTCTTGTTCAGACGCCATTTTCACTTCCTCCTCTCTGTGCTGGTGATGTTTGGACCTGTTCTGAGTCTCTGGGTCTCCAAGTACAGCATATTTGGCAACAAGAATCACTACCTGTACAG GCTCTTCCTGCATTCCTGCTGGGGCTGGACCTGTATATTATGTGGCTCTTTCATCTTTCTTCTCTCATACTGCATCAGTAACTCGTTCATTCACTCAGTCCGTCATCTCTCTCGATTCGCTGTGGCCGGGACGCTGTGGACACTGTGCCGCCGTCTCCTCTCCTTCCTAGTGGACGCCTCTGGAAGCTGTTTTGAGCCACTTCAAAGCCCCACAGACGTCCACAGGAACCCCAAGAAGCTCCTGGACTCTGATACAGGCCCCTTATTACTACTGAGAGAGAAACAGGGTAAAGCAGCCTGCCTTAAGGCCGGCCTACAGTGGCAGGGATGTGAGGTGTCTGATGACATCCTCATTCTGAGTTTATGTTGTTTGATTCTTGCTGAAGAAATAGTGGTTTTTAGGCCCTGCGTGGCTCTAGGAAAGCCTGTAGGGACGCCACTGAGGATActcttcttgttgtgtgtgttgtTGATGAGTCTCTGGATCTTCCTGATTGTCTGCTTGCTAGCACACTTCCCGCTGTTCCCTTCCCAGCTGGTTGGAGGTGCTCTTGGGTATCTGGGATGGAAGGGTCTTTATTATAAGGGCTGGTGTGTTTTAAAGCCTGGCTGGTGCTGTGTTGGAAGAACAAAAGCTTTGATTTCAGATAACACATGTAATACTGCATCCAATGAGACATGA
- the psme1 gene encoding proteasome activator complex subunit 1, giving the protein MTSLDMSPASKKQVDGFSQKITKEAEQLISNFFPEKIAEMDKILQGSCSLKDLSIIRAPLDIPIPDPAKEELKRKKKEEKEAKEGKKDGDKEEDEGPPCGPIACNETVEKLLKQIKPEIQTLKECLNTVSMWIQLQIPRIEDGNNFGVAVQEKVFELLTNTRTKIEGFQTQISKYYSERGDAVAKASKQPHVGDFRQLVHELDQHQYCELRIIVLEIRNTYAVLYDVIIKNCDKIKKPRGDLSSKALIY; this is encoded by the exons GTGGATGGATTCTCCCAAAAAATCACCAAGGAG GCCGAACAGTTGATCTCAAACTTCTTCCCTGAGAAGATTGCAGAGATGGACAAGATCTTACAG GGTTCCTGTAGTCTGAAGGATCTGTCGATCATCAGGGCGCCTCTGGACATCCCGATCCCAGACCCTGCCAAAGAGGAGCTCAAGAGGAAGAAGAAAGAGGAG AAAGAGGCCAAAGAGggaaagaaggatggagataaagAAGAGGACGAAG GTCCCCCCTGTGGCCCCATCGCCTGCAATGAGACAGTAGAAAAACTCCTCAAACAGATAAAGCCTGAGATTCAGACTCTGAAGGAGTGTCTTAACACG GTGTCAATGTGGATACAGCTACAGATTCCCAGAATTGAAGATGGGAACAACTTTGGAGTGGCTGTACAG GAAAAAGTTTTTGAACTGCTTACCAACACCCGAACCAAGATCGAGGGATTCCAGACACAGATTTCCAA GTACTACAGTGAGAGAGGAGATGCTGTAGCCAAGGCTTCCAAACAGCCGCATGTG GGAGATTTCAGACAGCTGGTCCATGAACTGGATCAGCACCAATACTGTGAGTTACGCATCATAGTCCTGGAGATTCGCAACACTTAT GCTGTGCTGTATGATGTCATCATCAAGAACTGTGACAAGATTAAGAAGCCCAGAGGAGACTTATCTTCAAAAGCACTTATCTACTGA